A window of Myxococcales bacterium contains these coding sequences:
- a CDS encoding TolC family protein codes for MKRIPFLIACFTWLTLGAVSSNARAEGAAETGPLRVDEVLRSVDKTHPSVVASRRELDVARGERTSADGGFDTSFRTRAAGTPLGYYRSFRVDSFVEQPTSLWGATVFGGYRLGRGDVADYDGKLLTNELGEARAGVVVPILRNGPIDRRRASRARGEQGEIGAEAGVKAAALDMKRLASLRYWEWTAAGARLVIARQLLDIALRRDAQISARVERGDLPPIERAENARAILQRQSQKVGQERAFQQAAIELSQYLRSASGVPIVPGEERLATLTEPASWPVDGFDAAMTKAIARRPDLARLGVQKAQAKIEAELAENQKLPALDVQLSASKDFGNGLASRRPVELEAQVLLDVPIQNRVAKGRSDAARALVSRISEQERGAKDRIGADVRDAMSAMDLARARLGIAKNEVDVAESLEKAEWNRFTAGDSTLLVVNLREQATFDARLREVDAKFECQRSLVLFRAATADLP; via the coding sequence ATGAAGCGCATCCCCTTCCTCATCGCGTGCTTCACCTGGCTCACGCTCGGCGCGGTTTCGTCGAATGCTCGCGCAGAAGGCGCCGCCGAGACCGGTCCTCTCCGTGTCGACGAGGTGCTTCGCTCGGTCGACAAGACGCACCCTTCGGTCGTTGCCAGCCGACGTGAGCTCGACGTCGCTCGAGGCGAGCGCACCTCGGCCGACGGCGGGTTCGACACCTCGTTCCGCACACGCGCCGCGGGGACTCCGCTCGGATACTATCGCTCCTTCCGCGTCGACTCGTTCGTCGAGCAGCCGACGTCCCTTTGGGGTGCGACGGTGTTCGGAGGGTACAGGCTCGGGCGAGGTGACGTAGCCGACTACGACGGGAAGCTCCTCACGAACGAGCTCGGCGAGGCCCGGGCCGGCGTCGTGGTGCCCATCCTCCGCAACGGACCTATCGACCGTCGAAGAGCGTCACGCGCACGAGGCGAACAAGGAGAGATCGGCGCCGAGGCAGGGGTCAAGGCCGCGGCCCTCGACATGAAGCGGCTCGCCTCGCTGCGGTATTGGGAGTGGACGGCAGCGGGCGCGAGGCTCGTCATCGCACGCCAACTGCTCGACATCGCCCTCAGACGCGATGCCCAGATCTCGGCGCGCGTCGAACGTGGAGATCTGCCCCCCATCGAACGCGCCGAGAACGCCCGCGCGATCCTTCAGCGCCAGTCGCAGAAGGTCGGCCAAGAGCGCGCGTTTCAGCAGGCCGCCATCGAGCTGTCTCAATACCTGCGGTCCGCGAGCGGCGTGCCGATCGTTCCAGGCGAGGAGCGCCTCGCCACGCTCACCGAGCCCGCCTCGTGGCCCGTCGACGGGTTCGACGCGGCGATGACCAAGGCCATCGCGAGGCGCCCCGACCTCGCGCGACTCGGTGTCCAGAAGGCCCAAGCGAAGATCGAGGCGGAGCTCGCCGAAAACCAGAAGCTCCCCGCCCTCGACGTCCAGCTCTCGGCCTCGAAAGACTTCGGCAACGGCCTCGCGTCGCGGAGACCCGTCGAGCTCGAAGCCCAGGTCCTGCTCGACGTCCCGATCCAGAACCGCGTCGCGAAGGGCCGGAGCGACGCCGCACGCGCGCTCGTTTCTCGCATCTCCGAGCAAGAGCGGGGCGCGAAGGACCGCATCGGCGCCGACGTCCGCGACGCGATGAGCGCGATGGACCTCGCGCGGGCTCGGCTCGGGATCGCGAAGAACGAGGTCGACGTCGCCGAGTCCCTCGAGAAGGCGGAGTGGAACCGATTCACCGCGGGAGACTCGACCCTCTTGGTCGTGAACCTCCGCGAACAGGCGACGTTCGACGCGCGGCTCCGCGAGGTCGACGCCAAATTCGAATGCCAGCGGTCTCTCGTGCTCTTCCGAGCCGCGACGGCCGACCTTCCGTGA
- a CDS encoding FHA domain-containing protein has protein sequence MNPCPQCGAIPQTSDKFCNVCGFSLGPSPFGAPAGGGFGGQPQYGAQPGYGNPQGGGLPPIDSMPFTNDAYGNPQQQGGGFAQSGGYPAGAGGFGQPQQQGGGFGGYDQAGGFGQPQGGGFGQPQGFQDQTAQPAFGGAYGSQPQQGGFGGGGFGQQAPAQPAYGGFPQGGQPQPGYGGGQGFDPNPYGQPQPQQPQAPPQAAQGQQAPAYQPPPPQPLPANALRGFVLSYQANPAGDFWPLTGGRKVIGRANSGEQVDIPLADATTSSRHAAITVDGTSGTITLEDTGSTNGTFVNEEHIGFNGRRELKDGDKLRFGGYVAFVKVVTRTH, from the coding sequence ATGAACCCCTGTCCGCAGTGCGGCGCGATTCCTCAGACCTCCGACAAGTTCTGCAACGTGTGTGGCTTCTCCCTCGGACCGTCCCCGTTCGGCGCCCCGGCCGGGGGTGGCTTCGGCGGGCAGCCTCAGTACGGCGCCCAGCCCGGCTACGGGAACCCGCAGGGCGGCGGGCTCCCTCCGATCGACTCCATGCCGTTCACGAACGACGCGTACGGCAACCCTCAGCAGCAAGGGGGAGGCTTCGCGCAATCGGGTGGCTATCCGGCGGGCGCTGGCGGCTTCGGCCAGCCCCAGCAGCAAGGTGGCGGCTTCGGTGGGTACGATCAAGCCGGCGGCTTCGGTCAGCCCCAAGGTGGCGGCTTCGGCCAGCCCCAAGGGTTCCAAGACCAAACGGCCCAGCCTGCCTTCGGCGGCGCGTACGGTAGCCAGCCCCAACAAGGTGGGTTCGGTGGTGGCGGGTTCGGCCAACAAGCCCCTGCCCAGCCCGCGTACGGCGGCTTCCCGCAGGGTGGCCAACCGCAACCCGGATACGGCGGCGGACAGGGCTTCGATCCGAACCCGTACGGCCAGCCCCAGCCCCAGCAGCCCCAGGCGCCCCCGCAGGCGGCCCAGGGCCAGCAGGCTCCCGCGTACCAGCCTCCGCCCCCGCAGCCGCTCCCTGCGAACGCGCTGCGCGGGTTCGTGCTCTCGTACCAGGCGAACCCGGCCGGTGATTTCTGGCCGCTCACGGGCGGGCGAAAGGTGATCGGCCGCGCGAACTCGGGCGAGCAGGTCGACATCCCCCTTGCCGACGCCACCACCTCCTCGAGGCACGCCGCCATCACCGTCGACGGCACGTCGGGGACGATCACGCTCGAGGACACCGGGTCGACGAACGGGACGTTCGTGAACGAGGAGCACATCGGCTTCAACGGTCGCCGCGAGCTGAAGGACGGCGACAAGCTCCGTTTCGGCGGCTACGTGGCGTTCGTGAAGGTCGTGACCCGCACGCACTGA
- the larC gene encoding nickel pincer cofactor biosynthesis protein LarC gives MSDEKKPKKREEKAQGEKPRARGDRRPGPGREGEGDRARGGFGGPRRDDTRDSRPRREGGGGPPGGGAREDRGGPGARRPAGRDDRPRQGGFGGPRDDRRPPREGGFGPPRPQGGFGGGRDDRRPPRDGGFGGGRDDRRPPREGGFSGGRDDRSGRPGDDRRPPRDGGFGPPREGTETRFRTEPPTLSRPKIRRIVDQQKAPRAPEEGPPTERKNKFDALAAEAASDSEPLTPRPEDLPKPTPSVVSGSVPDLAPAEPSAPRLDTPPPPSLPTDVAALVESTLENAALRVPELRAVRPSSPPSRPALEPIVPRPRPSTPAAPDVTTSPPHLAPHAPTHTHAAGHAHDHAHAHEHGHDHAPAHAAGHAHGHAHASDRKLHRDELALGSGRGKVLFLDAPAGLAGDMIVGALVDLGVPESIVLDAIGKLGLAGFHVHFGGREQSGIVATTFDVHVDGPQPERTFRAVRALLLESELPPKVKDRALLVFERLGRAEAKVHRMPIDDVHFHEVGAVDALCDVVGAAAALEYLGAELVVSPLPMGRGFVRARHGVLPLPAPATVECLAGLPTYDAGIDRELVTPTGAAIVGANAARASRWPDLRIERVGFGVGTQSLPDRPNLLRAVLGPVSEEHGASPGHAVATHSVLECNLDDATGELVGYCIETVLREGALDAWAIPSTTKKGRPGIVLACLVPIPLADRLTAALLRESTTIGVRRHDVSRVVRPRKEVIVQTSYGPISVKTSEGPFGSPQQKPEFDDCVRAATLHRVPVREVLAAALEAARARPEAG, from the coding sequence ATGAGCGACGAGAAAAAGCCCAAAAAACGCGAGGAAAAGGCCCAGGGCGAGAAACCTCGCGCGCGGGGTGACCGTCGGCCAGGGCCGGGCCGCGAAGGCGAAGGCGATCGCGCGCGCGGCGGGTTCGGCGGGCCACGTCGGGACGACACCCGTGACTCGCGGCCTCGTCGTGAAGGAGGGGGCGGCCCTCCTGGGGGCGGAGCGCGCGAGGACCGAGGTGGGCCGGGAGCGCGGCGTCCCGCGGGGCGTGACGACCGGCCGCGACAAGGCGGGTTCGGTGGTCCCCGCGACGACCGTCGTCCACCGCGGGAGGGGGGCTTCGGGCCGCCCAGGCCGCAGGGTGGCTTCGGGGGAGGCCGCGACGATCGCCGTCCGCCGCGTGACGGCGGCTTCGGGGGAGGCCGCGACGACCGCCGTCCGCCGCGCGAGGGCGGCTTCTCGGGCGGACGCGACGACAGGTCCGGGCGGCCCGGCGACGATCGAAGGCCGCCTCGCGACGGGGGCTTCGGCCCGCCTCGCGAAGGTACGGAGACGCGTTTCCGTACCGAGCCGCCGACCCTCTCTCGGCCGAAGATCCGGAGGATCGTGGACCAGCAGAAGGCGCCGCGGGCTCCCGAGGAGGGGCCGCCCACCGAACGGAAGAACAAGTTCGATGCGCTCGCTGCCGAAGCGGCCTCCGACTCGGAGCCGTTGACCCCTCGGCCGGAGGACCTCCCGAAGCCCACGCCCAGCGTCGTGAGCGGGAGCGTGCCTGACCTCGCGCCGGCCGAACCGAGCGCTCCCCGGCTCGACACGCCTCCTCCCCCGTCGCTCCCGACCGACGTCGCCGCGCTCGTCGAGTCCACGCTCGAGAACGCAGCCCTGCGCGTGCCCGAGCTCCGCGCCGTGCGGCCTTCGTCGCCGCCTTCGAGGCCTGCCCTCGAGCCGATCGTTCCGCGCCCCCGCCCTTCGACGCCGGCCGCTCCGGACGTCACGACTTCACCGCCGCACCTCGCGCCACATGCTCCTACCCATACCCACGCGGCGGGGCACGCGCACGACCACGCTCACGCACACGAGCATGGGCATGATCACGCCCCGGCCCACGCGGCGGGGCACGCGCATGGCCACGCGCACGCGTCGGATCGCAAGCTCCATCGCGACGAGCTCGCCCTGGGCTCCGGCCGCGGGAAGGTCCTCTTCCTGGACGCGCCGGCGGGGCTCGCGGGCGACATGATCGTCGGGGCGCTCGTCGACCTCGGCGTGCCCGAGTCGATCGTGCTCGACGCGATCGGAAAGCTCGGTCTCGCAGGTTTCCACGTGCACTTCGGGGGGCGGGAGCAGAGCGGCATCGTGGCGACGACCTTCGACGTCCACGTCGATGGTCCCCAGCCCGAACGGACTTTTCGTGCCGTGCGCGCGCTCCTCCTCGAGTCGGAGCTCCCTCCGAAGGTCAAGGACCGCGCCCTCCTCGTCTTCGAGCGCCTCGGCCGCGCGGAGGCCAAGGTCCATCGCATGCCGATCGACGACGTCCACTTCCACGAGGTGGGGGCGGTCGATGCCCTCTGCGACGTGGTGGGTGCGGCGGCCGCGCTCGAGTACCTCGGCGCCGAGCTCGTGGTGTCACCGTTGCCGATGGGCCGTGGCTTCGTTCGTGCGCGCCACGGGGTCTTGCCGCTCCCTGCGCCGGCGACCGTGGAGTGTTTGGCCGGCCTCCCCACGTACGATGCGGGGATCGACCGCGAGCTCGTCACGCCGACGGGGGCGGCCATCGTGGGTGCCAACGCCGCGCGTGCTTCGCGCTGGCCCGACCTGCGCATCGAGCGCGTCGGCTTCGGTGTCGGGACGCAGTCGCTCCCGGACCGACCGAACCTCCTCCGGGCGGTGCTCGGCCCTGTGTCCGAGGAGCATGGCGCGAGCCCGGGGCACGCGGTCGCCACGCACTCGGTGCTCGAGTGCAACCTCGACGACGCCACCGGGGAGCTCGTCGGATACTGCATCGAGACCGTGCTCCGTGAAGGTGCGCTCGATGCCTGGGCGATCCCGAGCACGACCAAGAAGGGGCGGCCGGGCATCGTGCTCGCGTGCCTCGTCCCCATCCCGCTCGCCGATCGGCTCACCGCGGCTCTCCTCCGCGAGAGCACGACGATCGGGGTCCGTCGGCACGACGTGTCCCGCGTGGTTCGCCCACGCAAGGAGGTGATCGTGCAGACCTCCTATGGCCCCATCTCGGTGAAGACGAGCGAAGGCCCCTTCGGTTCGCCGCAGCAAAAACCCGAGTTCGACGACTGCGTGCGTGCGGCGACGCTTCATCGTGTGCCTGTCCGTGAGGTCCTCGCGGCGGCGCTCGAGGCGGCTCGCGCGCGTCCCGAGGCCGGCTGA
- a CDS encoding PEGA domain-containing protein, translating into MKPRIMCGILGLVVALSSSAWAGTNDEADALIAQGVALREQGKDDQALEVFRRAEAKSKTPRATAQVALAEQALGMWVLAETHLTAALEANDDPWIQKNRGPLEGALATIQKHVGSLDVRSNVGHAEVYVDGSLAGTLPRPTPLRVEVGPRQVEVRAPGHHPVSRTVSVSVDGMSRETFTLAPLPEEPKVVVVAPRGRDPVPPRPAAEPSNVPRTVGWVLVGTGVGLAAFGGVGMLVAEIQTGRYNDRKDCPGANVPTQPGECQSILDTRSTWRTVGVGAFVGAGVLTLAGAAFVLLSPSAKPGGGAEIACAPSLGSPGMACTGRF; encoded by the coding sequence GTGAAGCCACGGATCATGTGCGGAATCCTCGGACTCGTCGTCGCGCTCTCGTCGTCGGCGTGGGCGGGCACGAACGACGAGGCCGACGCCCTCATCGCGCAGGGGGTCGCCTTGCGCGAGCAGGGCAAGGACGATCAAGCGCTCGAGGTGTTCCGGCGCGCGGAGGCCAAATCGAAGACGCCCCGCGCCACCGCGCAGGTCGCGCTCGCCGAACAAGCGCTCGGCATGTGGGTGCTCGCCGAGACGCACCTCACCGCCGCCCTCGAGGCGAATGACGACCCGTGGATCCAGAAGAACCGTGGTCCGCTCGAAGGCGCGCTCGCGACCATCCAGAAGCACGTGGGTAGCCTCGACGTGCGCTCGAACGTGGGCCACGCCGAGGTGTACGTCGATGGCTCCCTCGCGGGCACCCTCCCTCGGCCGACGCCGCTCCGGGTCGAGGTCGGTCCGCGCCAGGTCGAGGTGCGCGCGCCCGGGCACCACCCGGTCTCTCGGACGGTCTCCGTCTCGGTCGACGGCATGTCGCGCGAGACGTTCACGCTGGCGCCTCTCCCCGAGGAGCCCAAGGTCGTCGTCGTCGCGCCGCGCGGCCGCGATCCCGTGCCGCCCCGTCCCGCGGCCGAGCCGTCGAACGTGCCTCGGACCGTGGGGTGGGTGCTCGTCGGCACGGGGGTCGGGCTCGCCGCGTTCGGCGGCGTGGGCATGCTCGTCGCCGAGATCCAGACGGGCCGCTACAACGATCGCAAAGACTGCCCGGGTGCGAACGTCCCCACCCAACCCGGGGAATGCCAGTCCATCCTCGATACCCGGTCGACGTGGCGAACCGTCGGCGTGGGCGCGTTCGTCGGCGCGGGGGTGCTCACCCTCGCGGGGGCGGCGTTCGTCTTGCTCTCCCCGAGCGCGAAGCCCGGAGGTGGGGCGGAGATCGCGTGTGCACCTTCGCTCGGCTCGCCGGGCATGGCCTGCACCGGACGGTTTTAG
- a CDS encoding trypsin-like peptidase domain-containing protein, protein MNPSISPRWAYIAPVVASLVGCGHVGFVNNERPGLSGTHHVATVSAPPTDDGDDENGDEPSHPLVDTPSERVMAHVHSGPNACAGVVVGPRVVATSRRCLRQGQGAHTLEKGEVRVELPSSSLTWTQRAGSHVLVPACERRDLDVAVVVLTEPASWIEPLPLASTPGPGGAVEAIGFDKCNGDAKEIKRAHVVDREASDVVLDRVLCRGDVGGPVVDDGGKTLVGIQSRRRGPRTSPRKETVVTRFDTTPVRQLFEQAKAVSEGADVAKLTPVTCSAK, encoded by the coding sequence GTGAACCCTTCCATCTCGCCGCGGTGGGCGTACATCGCTCCGGTCGTCGCTTCGCTCGTTGGCTGCGGGCACGTCGGCTTCGTGAACAACGAGCGCCCCGGCCTGTCGGGCACCCACCACGTCGCGACGGTGAGCGCCCCCCCCACGGACGACGGCGACGACGAGAACGGCGACGAGCCGTCGCATCCCCTCGTGGACACGCCCTCCGAACGCGTGATGGCGCACGTCCACTCCGGCCCGAACGCATGCGCCGGGGTCGTCGTCGGGCCTCGCGTGGTCGCGACGTCACGAAGGTGCCTCAGGCAAGGGCAAGGCGCACACACGTTGGAGAAGGGCGAGGTGCGCGTCGAGCTCCCCTCGAGCTCCCTCACCTGGACCCAACGCGCGGGCTCGCACGTGCTCGTGCCTGCCTGCGAGCGGCGCGATCTCGACGTGGCGGTCGTGGTGCTCACCGAGCCCGCGAGCTGGATCGAGCCTCTCCCTCTCGCCAGCACCCCGGGGCCCGGCGGCGCCGTCGAGGCCATCGGCTTCGACAAGTGCAACGGTGACGCAAAAGAAATCAAGCGCGCTCATGTGGTCGATCGTGAGGCTTCGGACGTCGTGCTCGACCGCGTGCTCTGCCGCGGCGACGTGGGCGGCCCCGTGGTCGACGACGGCGGGAAGACCCTCGTGGGCATCCAGTCACGGCGGCGCGGGCCCCGCACCTCGCCGCGCAAAGAGACGGTCGTCACGCGCTTCGACACGACGCCCGTGAGGCAGCTCTTCGAACAGGCGAAAGCCGTCTCGGAGGGCGCCGACGTAGCCAAGCTGACCCCCGTCACCTGCTCGGCCAAATAA